A stretch of the Capsicum annuum cultivar UCD-10X-F1 chromosome 8, UCD10Xv1.1, whole genome shotgun sequence genome encodes the following:
- the LOC107879746 gene encoding uncharacterized protein LOC107879746, whose amino-acid sequence MGSNNSNICHVIPLMSWLLLLLLSLNVVRGSSDTSDRETLDSYIHEYAIKNISKLRTGKLYDIHLPANFSGMEVSIVRVRSASFWRRGANFSFFRIPRRVLPWPFVRRFDIIYEKFGNLSSKYYDVSGYTFVTPVIGLLAYDASRGRENYGMVELNTMGNQILVNFPRISIPQDNNKKNVTMKCVRFVTNGTIEFSNVTKNNTCITQGQGHFAIVVPSLKPDDDEKKDGKWKWWVIGFGVGIVGLILLIVMATLICKCVGIKKRGNMEKQSEKSEALDTVWVGNSRMPSASGIRTQPVLETSYVP is encoded by the coding sequence ATGGGGTCTAATAATAGCAATATATGTCACGTCATCCCACTGATGTCCtggttgttattgttattattgtcattaaACGTTGTACGAGGATCAAGTGATACGTCGGATCGAGAGACATTGGATTCATACATACATGAATATGCAATCAAGAATATATCGAAACTACGTACAGGTAAATTGTATGATATTCACCTTCCTGCAAATTTTTCAGGCATGGAAGTTTCAATCGTTCGCGTTAGAAGTGCAAGTTTTTGGAGAAGAGGGGCTAATTTTAGCTTCTTCAGAATCCCACGGAGAGTACTGCCATGGCCTTTTGTTAGGAGATTTGATATCATATATGAAAAATTTGGGAATTTGTCATCTAAATACTATGATGTCTCAGGTTACACATTTGTAACTCCTGTCATAGGCTTATTAGCATATGATGCATCAAGAGGAAGAGAAAATTATGGGATGGTTGAGCTTAATACCATGGGAAATCAAATTTTGGTTAACTTCCCACGAATATCTATCCCAcaagacaacaacaagaagaatgTGACGATGAAATGTGTTAGATTTGTCACAAATGGGACCATAGAGTTCAGCAATGTAACGAAGAACAACACGTGTATAACGCAAGGACAAGGCCATTTCGCCATAGTGGTGCCTTCATTGAAGCCAGATGATGATGAGAAGAAAGATGGGAAATGGAAATGGTGGGTAATAGGATTTGGTGTAGGAATTGTAGGATTAATATTGTTGATTGTGATGGCAACTTTGATATGCAAATGTGTTGGGATAAAAAAGAGAGGGAATATGGAGAAACAATCTGAAAAAAGTGAGGCTTTGGATACTGTTTGGGTTGGGAATAGCAGAATGCCTTCTGCTTCAGGTATAAGAACTCAACCAGTTCTTGAAACTAGTTATGttccttga